In the Daphnia pulicaria isolate SC F1-1A chromosome 2, SC_F0-13Bv2, whole genome shotgun sequence genome, one interval contains:
- the LOC124326371 gene encoding uncharacterized protein LOC124326371: protein MGILLHDRCISWFYLRKLAICLITLVTLLAVSVLYTPVLREGYLLAGLLGPFQSTCSHAADRRGPNQKIVTYSLYGNFSREDHVKKYVIPFGETLKSVPSIYPGWTVRIYHNLQSDDKESWETFNRHLDIGSHVDICNVTQVLENRNLEKNPSAATWRWLTMIDDMVDTVMSRDSDSRIIPREEDAVHEWLTSDKIFHIMRDHPWQCVNILAGMWGVKLSQDRAHIAGVFQEIFKLTHNHNYGYDQALLTDYIWPFARLNMVSHDSYCCRNFPFTKPYPTPRSKDGLFIGGRDNPKEALRSPCPVECRPVNATSEWDYC from the exons ATGGGCATTTTGCTGCACGACCGCTGCATTAGTTGGTTTTATTTGCGCAAATTGGCAATTTGTCTTATTACGCTCGTGACTCTGTTGGCCGTTTCCGTTTTATACACACCTGTACTTCGAGAAGGATATCTTTTAGCAGGGTTGCTGGGACCGTTTCAATCAACTTGTAGTCACGCTGCTGACCGAAGAGGTCCCAATCAAAAGATCGTCACCTATTCCCTTTATGGCAACTTCTCACGGGAGGATCACGTTAAAAAATACGTCATTCCGTTTGGAGAGACTCTCAAGTCGGTCCCCTCGATTTATCCAG ggTGGACTGTAAGAATTTATCACAATCTGCAATCCGACGACAAGGAAAGTTGGGAAACGTTCAACCGCCATTTGGACATCGGAAGTCACGTCGATATTTGCAACGTCACCCAAGTGCTGGAAAATCGAAATTTAGAAAAGAATCCAAGTGCGGCGACCTGGCGTTGG CTAACTATGATCGATGACATGGTGGACACGGTAATGTCTCGAGACTCTGACAGTCGAATAATACCTCGTGAAGAAGATGCCGTTCATGAGTGGCTGACGAGCGACAAGATTTTCCACATTATGAGAGACCATCCTTGGCAATGCGTCAATATTCTAGCGG GTATGTGGGGAGTCAAACTCAGCCAGGATCGTGCACACATTGCCGGTGTGTTCCAGgagatttttaaattgacgCATAATCACAACTACGGCTACGACCAAGCTCTGTTGACGGACTACATTTGGCCTTTTGCGCGATTAAACATG GTGTCTCATGACAGTTACTGCTGCAGAAATTTTCCATTCACCAAGCCGTACCCGACGCCAAGAAGTAAGGACGGCCTTTTCATCGGCGGGCGAGATAATCCAAAAGAGGCCCTCAGGTCTCCCTGTCCGGTCGAATGCCGCCCAGTAAACGCCACATCCGAGTGGGACTATTGTTga
- the LOC124326134 gene encoding glycoprotein-N-acetylgalactosamine 3-beta-galactosyltransferase 1-like, whose protein sequence is MKLLRLPRRLSFLSLLVGVVFGCCLISLVNQSQHLFYQEYAVISNVQNEIKQSNEIGVKSYPNQVVVDEKGRDLGDQVRVLCWILTSPENHETRALAVKETWGKRCNILLFMSSGNDSTLPSVELAVREGRNGLWGKTREAFRYAWDRYQDEVDWFLKADDDTYVIVENLRYFLSAFNTSQPLWFGHKFKAIVKSGYFSGGAGYVLSKEATRRFVKEGYFNALLCRHDHEGAEDAEMGKCMENLKVLTMDTRDSKGRGRFHPFIPDNVYFPGNITQDYWYWKNIYYAPKKGRECCSDSTISFHYVDTKMMRLLDFFLYQIRPYGIDDQRPNTPEPPPDLDLTASPWFAPNVTTTVSPQDSSHPPNSSTEVERSQRMHKQLLDYLLDQLKVYGIVDPKSTPQSTHNTNSSSIHNPDGSVLEGTVNPQQMEYLKDYVMQQLEPFGIVDPNETIVPASPVTTTSAVIPRINSISHRPAPESIVDSQQMRRLSDEVTGRLQPFGKIDVNQPNLIASPTNNEAVKNTVDIDARNLLLQMLRSLEKTQ, encoded by the exons atgaaactgcTTCGTCTTCCTCGTCGACTGTCATTTCTATCGCTGCTGGTCGGTGTCGTCTTCGGCTGTTGTCTCATCTCACTAGTGAATCAATCCCAACATCT ATTCTATCAAGAGTATGCTGTAATATCTAACGTTCaaaacgaaatcaaacaatcaaatgaaatagGAGTCAAATCTTATCCAAACCAAGTTGTTGTCG acgAGAAAGGGAGAGATCTCGGCGATCAAGTGCGGGTCCTCTGCTGGATTCTGACGAGCCCAGAAAATCACGAAACAAGAGCTCTGGCCGTCAAAGAAACGTGGGGTAAACGCTGCAACATCCTCCTGTTCATGAGTTCAGGCAACG attcgacgTTGCCGTCTGTCGAGCTGGCCGTACGCGAAGGCCGCAACGGCTTGTGGGGAAAGACCAGAGAAGCCTTTCGTTACGCTTGGGATCGCTATCAAGACGAAGTGGACTGGTTCCTTAAAGCTGACGACGACac GTACGTCATTGTAGAGAATTTACGTTATTTTCTATCGGCATTCAATACGTCGCAACCGCTGTGGTTCGGTCACAAATTTAAGGCTATCGTTAAATCGGGATATTTCAGCGGTGGAGCTG GCTATGTGCTGAGTAAAGAAGCAACCAGGAGATTTGTCAAGGAAGG ATATTTTAACGCGTTGCTTTGCCGCCATGACCATGAAGGGGCAGAGGATGCAGAAATGG GAAAATGTATGGAGAACCTGAAAGTCTTAACTATGGACACAAGAGACTCGAAAGGAAGAGGTCGATTCCATCCTTTCATTCCGGACAATGTTTACTTTCCTGGTAACATAACCCAGGATTATTGGTACTGGAAAAACATTTACTACGCCCCCAAAAAG GGTCGCGAATGCTGTTCGGACAGCACCATATCCTTTCACTACGTCGATACGAAAATGATGCGGTTGCTGGATTTCTTTCTGTATCAGATCCGGCCTTACGGAATCGACGACCAACGACCCAACACTCCGGAGCCACCACCGGATTTGGATCTAACGGCCAGTCCTTGGTTTGCTCCCAACGTCACAACAACCGTTTCACCACAGGACAGCAGCCATCCGCCGAACAGCAGCACGGAAGTTGAGCGCTCACAGCGGATGCACAAGCAGCTACTCGATTACTTGCTGGATCAGCTGAAGGTTTACGGAATTGTGGATCCCAAATCAACTCCGCAGAGTACCCACAACACAAATTCGAGCAGCATCCATAATCCTGATGGCAGTGTGTTGGAAGGAACTGTCAATCCGCAGCAGATGGAATACCTGAAAGATTATGTGATGCAACAGCTTGAGCCGTTCGGCATTGTTGATCCGAACGAAACAATCGTTCCGGCATCCCCCGTGACTACTACCAGTGCCGTGATTCCGAGAATAAACAGCATCAGCCATCGGCCGGCTCCTGAATCAATTGTGGACTCCCAGCAAATGCGACGTTTAAGCGACGAAGTGACGGGCCGGCTTCAACCGTTTGGCAAAATCGACGTTAATCAACCGAATTTAATTGCAAGTCCCACAAATAATGAGGCCGTGAAAAATACGGTGGACATCGATGCCAGAAATCTGTTGCTGCAAATGCTGCGTTCGCTTGAAAAAACTCAATGA
- the LOC124326151 gene encoding alpha-(1,3)-fucosyltransferase C-like codes for MSKQLNVRQLSTLTCQQFFLFVLLFQVVCVFVLYGKQNDNSRLPNLYSMIPWMAARDIKTILIWNSANRIETAAFGFGRQTFFQHGCDIKECVVFDNKTSILPLEEYDAIIIHMHELWQTQMPNFTRRANQRLIFLSQESPTTIPYIDVTSMGNLFNWTMSYKLNSDVQLLYGRIHPEFTAPKTLEETHRMIEAMHLPSARNYAVNKTRPVVWMASHCGTNSLRETYVKELSKFIPVDIYGGCGNFSCPRNGINWLSYPECYDELEMKYKFYLSFENSICNDYVTEKFFEIMNHNMIPIVYGGANYSQFAPHHSFINALDFTPEKLARYLLLLDANDNFYNEYFWWKDHYRVEAGVEQMARHGFCDLCKKLHHEEGVTKFYPELVSEWHTKTQCKQMSNWETSTTTQSTTTTTPAAITAVSPDPQKLHQQLVDYLMNQLESLGIVDPNVETPIDNSIRTANTSNVIANPKDMDALNSVNVDANIVDSHQMQYLRDYVMDQLQPFRIVDPKENAVVP; via the coding sequence ATGAGTAAACAACTGAACGTTCGGCAGTTATCAACTTTAACTTGCcaacaattttttctattcGTCTTGCTCTTCCAAGTGGTGTGCGTTTTTGTGCTCTACGGGAAACAAAACGACAATTCTAGACTGCCAAACTTGTACAGTATGATCCCCTGGATGGCCGCTCGTGacattaaaaccattttgattTGGAACAGTGCGAATCGGATTGAAACCGCAGCTTTCGGTTTCGGCCGCCAGACGTTCTTCCAGCACGGATGTGACATCAAGGAATGTGTCGTCTTCGACAACAAGACGTCGATTTTGCCGCTGGAAGAATACGACGCCATCATCATCCACATGCACGAACTCTGGCAAACTCAGATGCCAAATTTTACTAGGCGCGCCAACCAGCGGTTGATCTTTCTGTCACAAGAATCGCCTACTACTATCCCTTATATCGACGTTACTAGCATGGGGAATTTATTTAACTGGACCATGAGCTACAAATTAAATTCGGACGTTCAATTGCTTTACGGTCGCATCCATCCGGAATTCACGGCCCCCAAAACTCTTGAGGAGACGCACCGAATGATTGAAGCGATGCATCTTCCATCGGCCAGGAATTACGCGGTCAACAAAACTCGACCAGTCGTCTGGATGGCATCTCATTGCGGCACAAACAGTTTGCGAGAAACTTACGTAAAAGAACTGAGTAAATTCATTCCGGTCGACATTTACGGCGGATGCGGCAATTTCAGTTGCCCTCGAAATGGAATTAATTGGTTATCTTATCCTGAGTGCTACGACGAGCTGgaaatgaaatacaaattcTACTTGTCCTTTGAAAATTCCATCTGCAACGATTACGTGACagaaaaattctttgaaatcATGAACCACAACATGATCCCTATCGTTTATGGCGGTGCCAATTACAGCCAATTCGCCCCCCATCATTCGTTTATTAACGCCCTGGATTTTACACCGGAGAAATTGGCTCGGTACCTGCTGTTGCTGGACGCCAACGACAATTTTTACAACGAATATTTCTGGTGGAAGGATCACTATCGAGTGGAAGCAGGAGTGGAGCAAATGGCGCGACACGGTTTCTGCGATCTGTGCAAGAAACTTCACCATGAAGAAGGTGTAACCAAGTTCTACCCCGAATTGGTATCAGAATGGCATACTAAGACCCAGTGCAAACAAATGAGCAATTGGGAGACAAGTACAACTACACAGAGtacaactactactacaccggCTGCAATTACAGCAGTCAGTCCGGATCCACAGAAGCTGCACCAACAGTTAGTCGATTACTTGATGAATCAACTTGAGTCGTTGGGAATTGTGGATCCGAACGTCGAAACTCCAATCGATAACTCCATCAGGACGGCGAATACCAGTAACGTTATTGCAAATCCAAAGGACATGGACGCTCTCAACAGCGTGAATGTTGACGCTAATATTGTCGATTCCCATCAAATGCAATACTTGCGTGATTACGTGATGGACCAACTACAGCCTTTCAGAATTGTCGATCCCAAAGAAAATGCCGTTGTACCATGA
- the LOC124327721 gene encoding chitinase 3-like translates to MARSFNLIVVLVVALSVVQATVIREEDVARLLPEGRANTVISVVTTTATGPTTVVKSTRLVCATLVSPISTTDCRRKRQFWNAAPLFFAVGQDDVNQFDGLNPTQVLQVEPSVLPAPVEYRNRPAFRPIASQQFNSPFAIQSSLSNKVQPLALRVADPFFGAARFSAFSSLFSNIISSILTPAVTSTSTKTVYTTTVTSTSFTSTATYTLVSAQCLPAGVKVCPATPTTPAPATTSTTGATTSTTTGGSTATSTSTEASTTTTTPSGSGK, encoded by the exons ATGGCTCGCTCGTTCAACCTGATTGTCGTGTTGGTTGTCGCTCTGTCGGTCGTCCAGGCCACCGTCATCCGTGAGGAAGACGTCGCCCGACTTTTACCCGAAGGCCGGGCCAATACCGTCATCTCCGTCGTCACCACTACGGCCACCGGACCCACAACAGTCGTCAAATC GACGAGATTGGTCTGCGCCACTCTGGTTTCACCCATTTCCACAACGGACTGTCGTCGTAAGAGACAATTCTGGAATGCTGCTCCGCTCTTCTTCGCTGTTGGCCAGGACGACGTCAACCAATTCGACGGACTGAACCCAACTCAAGTCCTCCA AGTGGAGCCGTCCGTCCTGCCGGCTCCTGTCGAGTACCGCAACCGACCTGCTTTCAGGCCCATCGCATCGCAGCAATTCAATTCGCCGTTCGCCATTCAGTCGTCGCTGAGCAACAAGGTCCAGCCGCTGGCTCTCCGCGTTGCCGATCCGTTCTTCGGCGCTGCCCGCTTCTCCGCCTTTTCTTCGCTCTTCTCCAACATCATCTCGTCCATTCTGACTCCGGCCGTCACTTCCACCAG CACCAAGACGGTGTACACCACAACGGTGACCAGCACTTCGTTCACGTCTACGGCTACCTACACCCTTGTATCTGCTCAGTGTCTCCCAGCTGGAGTGAAAGTTTGCCCGGCAACTCCTACCACCCCTGCGCCCGCGACAACTAGCACGACTGGGGCGACCACTAGCACCACTACTGGTGGGTCAACTGCCACAAGTACCTcaacagaagcatccacaacaaCTACTACACCTTCTGGTTCTGGCAAATGA